The DNA sequence CCAGGCCTTTGACAAAAATATAACAGGCCAGGCTTAGCGCCAAGGCCGCCGTCGCCAGCAAGCCAGCATTGAGGAATAATAGTAGAGACATCAGCCATCATTATATGCCCCGGCCGGAAAGCGGTCAATCGCTGGACTTATCCGCCTTCGGCGGATCAGCCGCGGCGAGCGAGGAGTATCTTTTCGATCTCGACCAGTTCTTCCTTGGTGTTAACGCCGAGCGTTTCTGAAGCGTCCGCGGCCGGGCAGGCATAGACCGGGCGGCCCCGGCGCCGGAGGATCTCGATTGAATCGGTGAGATAATATTCCTGCTGGGCGTTCTCGGCGCGGACCTCGGCCAGCGCCAGAAAAAGCGCTTCTTTATCGAAGCAGAAGGTCCCGGTATTGATCTCTTTGATCTGGAGCTCGGCCGGGGTGGCGTCTTTTTTCTCGACGATCTTCTCGATCTCACCCCGCTCATTGCGGACGATCCGTCCGTAATTGCCGGCCTCTGGCAAAAGGGCGGTCAGGTCGGTCGCCGCCGCCCCTTTTTCCCGATGGAAGTTAAGGAGCTCCTGCAAGGTTTTTCCGGAGATCAGCGGGACGTCGCCATTGAGGATCAGGATATCGCCGGAAAAATCCTCCAGAA is a window from the Candidatus Margulisiibacteriota bacterium genome containing:
- a CDS encoding sugar phosphate nucleotidyltransferase, translated to MRKLAAVILAAGKGSRMKSDLPKVFHEVLGEPMLTYVLASVKQLSPDITCLVVGHKRDLIMDYYKEWPLKFVIQEEQLGTGHAVMQAKPFLEDFSGDILILNGDVPLISGKTLQELLNFHREKGAAATDLTALLPEAGNYGRIVRNERGEIEKIVEKKDATPAELQIKEINTGTFCFDKEALFLALAEVRAENAQQEYYLTDSIEILRRRGRPVYACPAADASETLGVNTKEELVEIEKILLARRG